Proteins encoded in a region of the Zea mays cultivar B73 chromosome 4, Zm-B73-REFERENCE-NAM-5.0, whole genome shotgun sequence genome:
- the LOC103652731 gene encoding glutaredoxin-C10 — MDRVAKLASERAVVVFTASNCSMGDVVTSLLSSLGVSAAVHELDSDPRGQEMERELARRLGGGSAAERGTTALPAVFVGGSLVGGTNRVMALHLAGELVPMLKSAGALWL; from the coding sequence ATGGACCGCGTGGCGAAGCTGGCGTCAGAGCGCGCGGTGGTGGTGTTCACGGCGAGCAACTGCAGCATGGGCGACGTCGTGACGTCGCTCCTGAGCAGCCTTGGCGTGAGCGCGGCGGTGCACGAGCTGGACAGCGACCCCCGGGGCCAGGAGATGGAGCGCGAGCTTGCCAGGAGGCTCGGCGGCGGCAGCGCTGCTGAGCGCGGAACCACAGCTCTGCCAGCGGTGTTCGTGGGCGGCAGCCTCGTCGGCGGGACCAACAGGGTCATGGCGCTGCACCTTGCCGGCGAGCTCGTGCCCATGCTCAAGAGCGCCGGCGCGCTCTGGCTGTAG
- the LOC103652732 gene encoding glutaredoxin-C10: protein MAMDHVARLASERAVVVFTASNCSMGDVVTSLLSSLGVNAAVHDLDRDPRGMEMERELARRLGGGGGRGTTTTPTVPAVFVGGDLVGGTNRVMALHLSGELVPMLRKAGALWL from the coding sequence ATGGCAATGGACCACGTGGCGAGGCTGGCGTCGGAGCGCGCGGTGGTGGTGTTCACGGCGAGCAACTGCAGCATGGGCGACGTGGTGACGTCGCTGCTGAGCAGCCTGGGCGTCAACGCGGCGGTGCACGACCTGGACAGGGACCCCCGGGGCATGGAGATGGAGCGGGAGCTGGCCAGgaggctcggcggcggcggcgggcgcggcACGACGACGACCCCCACCGTGCCGGCGGTGTTCGTGGGCGGTGACCTCGTCGGCGGGACCAACAGGGTCATGGCTCTGCACCTCTCCGGCGAGCTCGTGCCCATGCTCAGGAAAGCCGGCGCCCTCTGGTTGTAG
- the LOC100284245 gene encoding lipase precursor has protein sequence MAWLRRTETLVLLLVVLLASASTSAAAAAAGEEEERVIRLKHSDGGYSYNHTLAHILVEYASAVYTSDLTSLFSWTCPRCKGHTKGFEVIEIIVDVENCLQAFVGVAPDPRSIIIAFRGTQQHSVSNWIEDLFWKQLDVTYPGMPDAMVHHGFYSAYYNTTLRYEILKSIKWARKTYGNLPINVVGHSMGGALASFCALDLSVKFGSQEVELMTFGQPRIGNPAFAVYFGEQVPRTIRVTHQNDIVPHLPPYYYYLGEWTYHHFAREVWLHESIDGNVVTRNETVCDDSGEDPTCSRSVYGMSVADHLEYYDVTLHADSRGTCQFVIGAANQVYNYVREVDGSIILSRYPQEPQALESM, from the exons atggCCTGGCTGAGGCGGACGGAGACGCTGGTGCTGCTGCTCGTGGTGCTTCTGGCCTCCGCTTCAAcctccgcggcggcggcggcggcgggagagGAGGAGGAAAGAG TGATCAGGCTGAAGCACAGTGACGGTGGCTATTCTTATAACCATACTCTGGCTCATATTCTTGTCGAATACGCGTCTGCG GTGTACACATCTGACTTGACATCACTTTTCTCATGGACCTGTCCAAGGTGCAAAGGCCACACAAAG GGATTTGAGGTCATAGAGATCATAGTAGATGTGGAGAACTGCTTACAG GCGTTTGTTGGAGTTGCACCTGACCCTCGATCCATAATCATTGCTTTTAGAGGCACTCAACAGCACAG TGTCTCAAATTGGATCGAAGATCTTTTCTGGAAGCAGCTTGATGTGACATACCCAGGCATGCCGGATGCAATG GTCCATCATGGGTTTTATTCTGCATATTATAATACAACTCTGCGATATGAGATCCTGAAGTCTATTAAATGGGCAAGAAAAACATATGGAAATCTACCCATAAATGTTGTGGGACACTCCATGGGAGGGGCTTTAGCTTCGTTTTGTGCCCTTGATCTATCT GTTAAATTTGGATCGCAGGAGGTTGAACTCATGACCTTTGGACAGCCTCGGATAGGCAATCCTGCATTTGCTGTATACTTTGGTGAACAAGTCCCAAGAACAATCCGTGTGACCCATCAGAATGATATTGTGCCGCATTTACCACCGTATTATTATTACCTAGGTGAATGGACATACCACCACTTCGCTAGAGAG GTTTGGCTTCATGAGAGCATAGATGGAAATGTAGTTACCAGAAACGAGACGGTATGTGATGATTCTGGTGAAGACCCGACCTGTAGCAG GTCGGTCTATGGGATGAGCGTAGCAGATCATCTTGAGTACTATGATGTCACACTACATGCTGATTCAAGAGGAACCTGTCAATTCGTGATTGGTGCAGCCAACCAAGTATACAACTACGTTCGTGAAGTTGATGGATCCATCATCCTGTCAAGATACCCGCAAGAACCACAAGCTCTAGAATCTATGTGA
- the LOC100276127 gene encoding protein indeterminate-domain 14: MHRRRHKVPWKLLKREAGEAARKRVFLCPEPSCLHHDPSHALGDLVGIKKHFRRKHSGHRQWACVFSRIVWGSIAWLI; the protein is encoded by the exons ATGCACCGGCGGCGGCACAAGGTGCCGTGGAAGCTGCTGAAGCGGGAGGCCGGGGAGGCGGCGCGGAAGCGCGTGTTCCTGTGCCCGGAGCCGAGCTGCCTGCACCACGACCCCTCGCACGCGCTGGGCGACCTCGTCGGCATCAAGAAGCACTTCCGCCGCAAGCACAGCGGCCACCGCCAGTGGGCCTGCGTCTTCTCCCG CATTGTGTGGGGATCAATTGCTTGGCTTATCTAG